The Amycolatopsis umgeniensis DNA segment AGCTTGCCGAAAGCCTCGCGCGGATCCGCGGTGACGCGTTCACTGAGTGAGACGCGGGACTTGTCCTTACGCCGGGCCTTCGCCGCTTCGGTCTCTTCGGCCTGCTTCGTCGGGTTGACCGCGGCACGGATCGGCTGGGTGCGGCGGGCGTCGTCGATCGGCAGCGTGACGGACGCCTCGGAGCCGCGCTGCCCCGGCGGGAGCACGTCGACGACCGCTGTCGGGAGCCCGTCGGCGGGGGCCTCGCGCAGCCAGATACCGGACTGGTCCTGGATCGCGAGCACGCCGTCGCGGCCGTCTGTGGCGCCGAGCACGGCGATCGTCGGGGCCTGGAACTCGGGGATGTGCAGCGCGTCGATGGTCAGCGAGCCGCGGGCGAGGAGGTACAGCCAGTCCTCGATCTTCGACTCGAGCCTCCCCCGGCCGTCGCGGATGCCGCGGGCCTGGAGTTCGACGTCGACACGGTTGCGCAGCGCCCGGCGCTCGGCCTCTGTCGCGCCGTGCGAACGCACGCGCAGCGGATAAGGCAGGTCACCGAGTTCGGCGGACTCCCAGAGGAAGTCGAACGCCATCGGCGTGAAGTGTTCCTGGTGCATTGCTCCGTGCCCTCCCGGCACCTCGGCTCCTGGGCCTCGGGACGCCCAGGGGGTTCACGATAGCGAAGGGGTACGACAGTCGTCGGCCGGATGCGGATAGTGGTCCGGCGCGAACGGGAAGCTCAGCGCGCGACAGACGATTCCGCCGCGATCTTCCCCAGCAGTTCGGTGAGCCGCTGCCGCAGCGTCGCCGGATCCGCGGGCGCGATGGTGATCCAGTCCCGGCCGTCGGAGCCGCGGGTGGCCTGGGTGAAGTACCGGCCGGACTGCGTGTCGAACCAGCTCAGCACCGAAGACCGGCTCCGCGTGCCGTGCCTGCTTCGCGCGTTGCCGCCGAACTGGCCACCGCGCAGCCGCGGCTGTGCCTGGAGCCGCGAGAGTGCCTTGCGGTCCTCGTCGGACGTCGCCGAGCCGTCGACCTGCGGCTGGCGGCGCTGGAGGAAGTCCGCCCCCGAAGCGCCGACGAGGCCGTCCAGCGGGAGGGTGATCGACTTCTCCGTGCCGCGCGTGCCCGGCGGCAGCAGCGAGACGATGGCGCTCGCGAGGCCGTCCGGGGCGATGGGGTGGAAGTGGAATCCGCGCTGGTCCTGCACCGTCAGGAGGCCTTGGCCGCCGAGCAGTGACGCGACCGCGAGCAGCGGTTCGGTGTTGGGGTTGTTGAGCTGGACGCAGTCCAGGCTCAGGTCCGGCCTCGCGAGGGCGCCGAAATAGTCTTCTATGTGGGGTTCGGGACGCCCTCGCTCGTCGGCGAGACGACGCTGGTTCAGCGACTGGAGCGTCTGCTTCCGCAGGGCGCCGCGTTCGTCCACGGTCGCCCCGTGCGAACGGAGCCGCAGCGGGTACGGCAGTTCTCCGGCGTTCGCGCTCTCCCACAGGAAGTCCAGCTCGACCGCGGTGAGCAGTTCACCGTTCGCCATCCAAGGCCCCCAAACAAGTCAGCGGGCGCGCGGCCGGTTCGGCCGCGCGCCCGGTGAAAACCGCTCTAGCGATCGTCGTCTTCGGTCCAGGCACCGATGACCGGCGGCGGGGTCGCCTCGTTGGCGCCGAAGGCGTCGTCCGGGTCCGGCTCGATGAGGAACGACGCGTGCGTGTGCTCCTCTTCCTGCTCGGCCTGCGCGCCGTGGGCGCCCATGCCCATACCGCCGCCCATTCCCTGCATCGGCGGGGTGGCACCGCCACCGATGGTGCCGCTGGAGGACACGATGCCCTGCTGCGGCACGGCCTGGGACGCGGCGCTCTGCGCGGGCGCCTTGTCGGTGGCCGCCGCGTCGGTGCTGTCGGTGTCCTTCGCGCCGGACTTGTTGCCCTGCCCGAGCGCCTTGGCACCGGCGTAGCCGAGACCGCCGCCGAGACCGGCCGCGGTGAGCGCCTGGCCGAGTCCGCTGCCGCCGCTCGCCGGGGCGTGCGGTGCCATCGGGGCACCGGCGCCGGAGGCCATCCCGGCACCAGGGCCGGGCGCGACACCCGAGGCCGGCAGGTTCCCGGCTGCGGGGTTGTATCCGGCCTGCGAGAACACACCCGAGTCCGGACCGCCGTGGACGGCCGCCGCGGGCGAGCCGCCCTGCGCGCCGCCGTAGCCGTGCGTGCCGGCGAGGACGGGCGTGCCGGAGACGGCGCCCGAGTTGAGGCCGCCACCGCCGACGTTGCCGACACCGCTGAACGACGCGCTGTTGTGCGTCGCGGTCGGCTTCATGCCGAG contains these protein-coding regions:
- a CDS encoding ESX secretion-associated protein EspG; translated protein: MHQEHFTPMAFDFLWESAELGDLPYPLRVRSHGATEAERRALRNRVDVELQARGIRDGRGRLESKIEDWLYLLARGSLTIDALHIPEFQAPTIAVLGATDGRDGVLAIQDQSGIWLREAPADGLPTAVVDVLPPGQRGSEASVTLPIDDARRTQPIRAAVNPTKQAEETEAAKARRKDKSRVSLSERVTADPREAFGKLTGQPRLRGGQLAANSRSHVGAKQRSRVLGWFDTVSGRYLSTSQAGPDGREWVTVSPADVKTLRMRLGEMAAGVAVDTR
- a CDS encoding ESX secretion-associated protein EspG gives rise to the protein MANGELLTAVELDFLWESANAGELPYPLRLRSHGATVDERGALRKQTLQSLNQRRLADERGRPEPHIEDYFGALARPDLSLDCVQLNNPNTEPLLAVASLLGGQGLLTVQDQRGFHFHPIAPDGLASAIVSLLPPGTRGTEKSITLPLDGLVGASGADFLQRRQPQVDGSATSDEDRKALSRLQAQPRLRGGQFGGNARSRHGTRSRSSVLSWFDTQSGRYFTQATRGSDGRDWITIAPADPATLRQRLTELLGKIAAESSVAR
- a CDS encoding WXG100 family type VII secretion target, encoding MPPKHSADSFGENTSSTPVQLGDNSQAAGIVSSARGRSDGFEIGADRAITNPPNWESAPTSQELWDQANVGNDPSTATSISQSWTSHGSKLSQASNDLYNAISELGAAWIGQGAASAQGSLVAIANSGSQASEAAHSMSDRLQKQADAATKVKLMPKPTNYTPEGALGAALAAGPVGMITDQKPLADQDKEVRAEQARFLEAYTKEMSEVDGSTPSFGPESLGMKPTATHNSASFSGVGNVGGGGLNSGAVSGTPVLAGTHGYGGAQGGSPAAAVHGGPDSGVFSQAGYNPAAGNLPASGVAPGPGAGMASGAGAPMAPHAPASGGSGLGQALTAAGLGGGLGYAGAKALGQGNKSGAKDTDSTDAAATDKAPAQSAASQAVPQQGIVSSSGTIGGGATPPMQGMGGGMGMGAHGAQAEQEEEHTHASFLIEPDPDDAFGANEATPPPVIGAWTEDDDR